The following coding sequences are from one Thermostaphylospora chromogena window:
- a CDS encoding copper resistance CopC family protein, whose protein sequence is MKKPLIGALVALALLAILPALATPALAHDALKSSDPAKDAEVETVEEVTLEFTGRVRLPTVVVTDSDGNRHESGKPEVDGQVVTQELKASLPKGKYTIAYRVVSSDGHPIQGEIPFTVTRGPEPSQESTTPEEEPAEESAAPEDEAVQESAVPDEGAAQESTAPQQEAAAATASSSPVSGEDEQGGVPGWLWIAALALAGVGIGVLLSMRGRKPGEER, encoded by the coding sequence ATGAAGAAGCCTCTGATCGGCGCGCTGGTGGCTCTCGCCCTGCTGGCGATCCTCCCCGCGCTCGCCACGCCCGCTCTCGCGCACGACGCGCTCAAAAGCAGCGACCCGGCCAAGGACGCCGAGGTCGAGACCGTCGAGGAGGTCACCCTCGAGTTCACCGGCAGGGTCCGGCTGCCCACCGTCGTGGTGACCGACTCCGACGGCAACCGCCACGAGAGCGGCAAGCCCGAGGTCGACGGACAGGTCGTCACCCAGGAGCTCAAGGCGTCCCTGCCCAAGGGGAAGTACACGATTGCCTACCGGGTCGTCTCCTCCGACGGCCACCCGATCCAGGGCGAGATCCCCTTCACCGTCACCCGCGGTCCCGAGCCCTCGCAGGAGAGCACCACTCCCGAGGAGGAGCCGGCGGAGGAGAGCGCCGCTCCCGAGGACGAGGCGGTGCAGGAGAGCGCCGTTCCGGACGAGGGGGCGGCGCAGGAGAGCACGGCTCCCCAGCAGGAGGCGGCCGCCGCGACCGCCTCGTCGAGCCCGGTGTCCGGTGAGGACGAGCAGGGGGGCGTACCGGGATGGCTGTGGATCGCGGCTCTCGCGCTGGCCGGTGTCGGCATCGGGGTGCTCCTGAGCATGCGGGGCAGAAAGCCGGGCGAAGAGCGGTGA
- a CDS encoding cytochrome c oxidase assembly protein has product MSKSARIAAAALAAAVAALVAAMFFGGAATPRVIPGLPDEGPLTRWALPLSKMGMDLCGVLTVGALVTATFLLPGDKGLLGRSALGYLRLASWTALVWAGFAASTLVFTLSQTLGLPVTEVLQGNELTSFASQVPQGIALTLVVLFAVAIALFTRGTIASGASAWLLVLALVTLLPPALTGHSASSPNHGMAIIGVAMHMLFLALWVGGLAVLCLHALRGSDHLNIAASRFSRMALWCYIGLGVSGLFSVAARLASVDELFTSRYGLLIVAKIAAYAGLGAIGWWHRRRTLPLLDQGRPRAFSRLAGGEVVLMFLTVGLAVGLARTAPPPVTLPVDRAFEMLGYQVPPPISLANIATLWWFDLFSAILAVALAGLYLAGVARLRRRGDHWPAGRTVSWLIGVLILVLTTQSGVVRYSTVLFSVHMVTHMTLSMLVPIFLVLGAPVTLALRALKPAARRGDRGPREWLTVILHSRVTQIYSHPIVVAAILIGSMYGLYFTPLFASAMQGHLGHIIMTVHFLVSGSLFFWVIIGVDPAPRKLSHVAKLLTLFVTMPFHAFFGIALMMTSTPLASEFYDQLGRTWGPSQVADQQIGGGIAWAFGEIPTLIVLIALAIQWWRDDARKARRADRRADAVAARTGGSGDAELDAYNAYLAKLAEHDRARQESTGDETGR; this is encoded by the coding sequence GTGAGCAAAAGCGCCAGGATCGCCGCCGCGGCACTGGCCGCGGCGGTCGCCGCCCTCGTCGCCGCCATGTTCTTCGGCGGCGCGGCGACACCGCGGGTCATCCCCGGACTCCCCGACGAGGGGCCGCTCACCCGGTGGGCGCTGCCGCTGTCGAAGATGGGCATGGACCTGTGCGGTGTGCTGACGGTCGGCGCCCTGGTCACCGCGACGTTCCTGCTCCCGGGCGACAAGGGGCTGCTGGGCCGGTCCGCGCTCGGCTACCTGCGCCTGGCCTCCTGGACCGCGTTGGTGTGGGCGGGTTTCGCCGCGTCCACCCTGGTCTTCACCCTCTCCCAGACGCTCGGCCTGCCGGTGACGGAGGTGCTGCAGGGCAACGAGCTGACCAGCTTCGCCAGCCAGGTCCCCCAGGGCATAGCGCTCACCCTGGTGGTGCTGTTCGCGGTGGCCATCGCGCTCTTCACGCGCGGGACGATCGCCTCCGGCGCCTCGGCCTGGCTGCTGGTCCTGGCCCTGGTGACGCTGCTGCCTCCCGCGCTCACCGGCCACTCCGCCTCCTCGCCCAACCACGGCATGGCCATCATCGGCGTCGCCATGCACATGCTGTTCCTCGCGCTGTGGGTGGGCGGGTTGGCCGTGCTCTGCCTGCACGCGCTGCGCGGGAGCGATCACCTGAACATCGCCGCGTCCCGCTTCTCCCGGATGGCGCTGTGGTGCTACATCGGCCTGGGCGTATCCGGCCTGTTCAGCGTGGCCGCCCGGCTCGCCTCGGTCGATGAGCTGTTCACCAGCCGCTACGGTCTGCTGATCGTGGCCAAGATCGCCGCCTACGCCGGGCTGGGGGCGATCGGCTGGTGGCACAGGAGACGCACGCTTCCCCTGCTGGACCAGGGGCGGCCTCGGGCGTTCAGCAGGCTCGCCGGCGGCGAGGTCGTGCTCATGTTCCTGACCGTGGGCCTGGCCGTGGGACTGGCGCGCACCGCGCCGCCGCCGGTCACCCTGCCCGTGGACCGCGCCTTCGAGATGCTCGGCTACCAGGTGCCGCCGCCCATCTCCCTGGCGAACATCGCCACCCTGTGGTGGTTCGACCTGTTCTCCGCGATCCTGGCCGTCGCGCTCGCGGGCCTGTATCTCGCGGGCGTCGCCCGGCTGCGCCGCCGCGGCGACCACTGGCCGGCGGGCCGTACCGTGTCGTGGCTGATCGGCGTGCTGATCCTCGTGCTCACGACGCAGAGCGGCGTGGTGCGCTACTCGACCGTGCTGTTCAGCGTGCACATGGTCACGCACATGACGCTGTCCATGCTGGTGCCGATCTTCCTGGTGCTGGGCGCGCCGGTCACCCTCGCGCTGCGCGCGCTCAAGCCGGCCGCGCGCCGGGGCGATCGCGGGCCGCGTGAATGGCTGACCGTGATCCTGCACAGCAGGGTCACCCAGATCTACAGCCACCCGATCGTCGTCGCGGCGATCCTCATCGGCTCCATGTACGGGCTGTACTTCACGCCGCTGTTCGCTTCCGCCATGCAGGGGCACCTCGGGCACATCATCATGACGGTGCACTTCCTGGTCAGCGGAAGCCTGTTCTTCTGGGTGATCATCGGAGTCGATCCGGCGCCGCGCAAGCTGTCCCACGTGGCGAAGCTGCTCACCCTGTTCGTCACGATGCCGTTCCACGCGTTCTTCGGCATCGCGCTCATGATGACGAGCACGCCGCTGGCCTCGGAGTTCTACGACCAGCTCGGCCGTACCTGGGGGCCGTCGCAGGTGGCGGACCAGCAGATCGGCGGGGGCATCGCCTGGGCCTTCGGTGAGATTCCGACGCTGATCGTGCTCATCGCGCTGGCCATCCAGTGGTGGCGGGACGACGCGCGCAAGGCCCGCCGTGCGGACCGCCGCGCGGACGCCGTCGCGGCCCGCACGGGCGGCAGCGGGGACGCCGAACTCGACGCCTACAACGCCTACCTCGCGAAGCTGGCCGAGCACGACCGGGCGCGGCAGGAAAGCACGGGCGACGAAACCGGAAGGTAG
- the map gene encoding type I methionyl aminopeptidase, with translation MTTLLQPGRISPMRKVPAHIERPEYVGKKAPRTGEPDVKTPEIIERMRVAGRIAAQALEEVGKHVAPGVTTDELDRIGHEFLCDHGAYPSTLGYRGFPKSLCTSINEVICHGIPDDTVLREGDIVNVDITAYIGGVHGDTNATFLVGEVAEESRLLVERTREAMNRAIKAVAPGRRLNVIGRVIEAYAKRFGYGVVRDFTGHGIGTTFHSGLIVPHYDDPSLQTTMVPGMTFTIEPMLTLGTIDYDIWPDGWTAVTRDRKRTAQFEHTVLVTETGHEILTLP, from the coding sequence ATGACGACACTGCTCCAGCCCGGGCGGATCTCGCCCATGCGCAAGGTTCCCGCACACATCGAGAGGCCGGAGTACGTCGGCAAGAAAGCGCCCCGCACCGGCGAGCCCGACGTCAAGACCCCCGAGATCATCGAGCGCATGCGGGTCGCGGGCAGGATCGCCGCTCAGGCGCTGGAGGAGGTCGGTAAGCACGTCGCCCCCGGCGTCACGACCGACGAGCTCGACCGCATCGGCCACGAGTTCCTGTGCGACCACGGCGCCTACCCCAGCACCCTCGGCTACCGCGGCTTCCCCAAGTCGCTGTGCACCTCGATCAACGAGGTGATCTGCCACGGCATCCCCGACGACACCGTGCTGCGCGAGGGCGACATCGTCAACGTCGACATCACCGCATACATCGGCGGCGTGCACGGCGACACCAATGCGACGTTCCTGGTGGGCGAGGTCGCCGAGGAGTCACGCCTGCTCGTCGAGCGCACCAGGGAGGCCATGAACCGCGCGATCAAGGCGGTGGCGCCGGGGCGGCGGCTCAACGTCATCGGCCGGGTCATCGAGGCGTACGCCAAGCGGTTCGGATACGGCGTGGTGCGCGACTTCACCGGCCACGGCATCGGCACGACGTTCCACTCCGGGCTGATCGTGCCGCACTACGACGACCCGTCCCTGCAGACGACGATGGTCCCGGGGATGACCTTCACCATCGAGCCGATGCTCACCCTGGGCACCATCGACTACGACATCTGGCCCGACGGCTGGACGGCCGTCACCCGCGACCGCAAGCGCACCGCCCAGTTCGAGCACACCGTGCTGGTCACCGAGACGGGACACGAGATCCTCACCCTTCCCTGA
- a CDS encoding helix-turn-helix domain-containing protein — MTGQDLIGQRIKAMRRQRGLSQAQLAHPELSDSYISLIESGKRTPTAAVLELLASKLDCSLSYLVNGVTAEQLQELELELNYAKIALDNGEVQEARRRYGELVADPNLAGLAQLRQEAEYGLALAMEACGDLDAAVATLNGLRASAADTMTPERRIAVTMALSRCYRERGDLAAAVQVGEQILCGPVRPAWTDELVELGATLLSAYLARGDLLRAGQFAAELLAAAEVLNTPRAIVAANWNAAITAEHCGRGEEALPLVERALAVQGEIGEPRNLARLRLAYAILLLRVRPSEAATCRDLLLRAQRELTDSAASTIDNTRCTLYLARAELALGRPEEALRLIEGISEVLAGTSNETRAEGRILLGQTLAALGRREEASRELAAAEEWLRRAPVTRQTAASWAALAEIRADLDDHDDCVEAYQRALVSVGL, encoded by the coding sequence GTGACCGGTCAAGATTTGATTGGACAGCGGATCAAGGCTATGCGGCGCCAGCGAGGCCTCTCCCAGGCCCAGCTCGCCCATCCGGAACTGTCTGATAGCTATATCTCCCTCATCGAGAGCGGCAAGCGCACACCCACCGCGGCCGTGCTCGAACTACTGGCCTCCAAGCTCGACTGCTCGCTGAGCTATCTGGTCAACGGCGTGACCGCCGAGCAGCTGCAGGAGCTGGAGCTGGAGCTGAACTACGCGAAGATCGCGCTGGACAACGGCGAGGTGCAGGAGGCGCGCAGGCGCTACGGCGAGCTGGTCGCCGACCCGAACCTCGCGGGCCTGGCGCAGCTGCGGCAGGAGGCCGAGTACGGCCTGGCCCTGGCCATGGAGGCGTGCGGTGACCTCGATGCCGCCGTGGCGACCCTCAACGGGCTGCGCGCATCGGCCGCCGACACCATGACGCCCGAGCGCCGCATCGCGGTCACGATGGCGCTGTCCCGCTGCTATCGCGAGCGCGGTGACCTGGCCGCGGCCGTGCAGGTGGGCGAGCAGATCCTGTGCGGGCCCGTCCGTCCCGCCTGGACCGACGAGCTGGTCGAGCTGGGAGCCACCCTGCTCAGCGCCTACCTCGCCCGGGGCGACCTGCTGCGGGCCGGTCAGTTCGCCGCCGAGCTGCTCGCCGCCGCGGAGGTCCTCAACACTCCGCGGGCGATCGTCGCGGCCAACTGGAACGCCGCGATCACGGCCGAGCACTGCGGACGGGGCGAGGAGGCCCTTCCGCTGGTGGAGCGGGCGCTGGCCGTGCAGGGGGAGATCGGGGAGCCGCGCAACCTCGCCCGGCTCAGGCTCGCTTACGCGATCCTGCTGCTGCGCGTGCGGCCGTCCGAGGCGGCCACCTGCCGTGACCTGCTGCTGCGGGCCCAGCGGGAGCTGACCGACTCCGCGGCGAGCACCATCGACAACACCAGGTGCACGCTGTACCTGGCCCGTGCCGAACTGGCGCTCGGCCGTCCCGAGGAGGCGCTGCGGCTGATCGAGGGCATCAGCGAGGTGCTCGCCGGCACCAGCAACGAGACGCGGGCCGAGGGGCGGATCCTGCTGGGGCAGACCCTGGCCGCGCTCGGGCGTCGCGAGGAGGCCTCCCGCGAGCTGGCCGCCGCGGAGGAGTGGCTCAGGCGGGCACCGGTCACCCGGCAGACGGCCGCTTCCTGGGCCGCGCTCGCCGAGATCCGGGCGGACCTGGACGATCACGACGACTGCGTGGAGGCGTATCAGCGGGCGCTGGTCTCCGTGGGGTTGTGA
- a CDS encoding sensor histidine kinase: MRGNRSLAEALEESLTRWAQRTGISVETWALPAGEVPERVSRAVMIVLEEALDNVERHSGARVVSVAVTMSRSGLRLTVSDDGAGFDRAPSGPGRPPLEGRGIAAMRAALAEQGGTLSVTSTPGAGTTVRGVIPSR, encoded by the coding sequence ATGCGCGGGAATCGCAGCCTCGCCGAGGCGCTGGAGGAGTCGCTGACCCGGTGGGCGCAGCGCACCGGGATCTCAGTGGAGACCTGGGCACTGCCCGCGGGGGAGGTACCGGAGCGCGTGTCGCGCGCCGTGATGATCGTGCTCGAGGAGGCGCTGGACAACGTCGAGCGGCACAGCGGCGCCCGCGTGGTCTCCGTCGCGGTCACGATGTCCCGTTCCGGCCTGCGGCTGACCGTCAGCGACGACGGGGCGGGTTTCGACAGGGCGCCCTCCGGACCCGGCCGCCCGCCGCTGGAGGGCCGCGGCATCGCGGCGATGCGTGCCGCCCTCGCCGAGCAGGGCGGCACGCTCTCGGTCACCTCCACGCCGGGCGCGGGTACCACCGTCAGGGGCGTCATCCCGTCCCGCTGA